Proteins co-encoded in one Oryzias melastigma strain HK-1 unplaced genomic scaffold, ASM292280v2 sc00160, whole genome shotgun sequence genomic window:
- the cpsf3 gene encoding cleavage and polyadenylation specificity factor subunit 3 → MGAELTGVVSHGEFSVRTGSTGRRGIVEEANMASKRRVDATVPAEESDQLLIRPLGAGQEVGRSCIILEFKGRKIMLDCGIHPGLEGMDALPYIDLIDPAEIDLLLISHFHLDHCGALPWFLQKTSFKGRTFMTHATKAIYRWLLSDYIKVSNISADEMLYTETDLEDSMEKVETINFHEVKEVAGIKFWCYHAGHVLGAAMFMIEIAGVKLLYTGDFSRQEDRHLMAAEIPSVKPDILITESTYGTHIHEKREEREARFCNTVHDIVNREGRCLIPVFALGRAQELLLILDEYWQNHPELHDIPIYYASSLARKCMAVYQTYINAMNDKIRKAININNPFVFKHISNLKSMDHFDDIGPSVVMASPGMMQSGLSRELFESWCTDKRNGVIIAGYCVEGTLAKHIMTEPDEITTMSGQKLPLKMSVDYISFSAHTDYQQTSEFIRALKPPHVILVHGEQNEMARLKAALIREYEDNDEVHIEVHNPRNTEAVTLNFRGEKLAKVMGSLADKKCAQGQRVSGILVKRNFNYHILTPSDLCKYTDLSVGTVTQSQAIPFTGPISLLVSQLRNLAGDVQQVEGAEKITVKIFKSISLVHEAGMVLLEWNSSPLNDMYADVVATVVLEVQSNPNTQKFLEGRRETFDEEVFVERLELMLHDMFGDDCLNFSNSESFSVMVDGATATINPVTRVVICAEDESLREMIEVAVQRLYDALSPAF, encoded by the exons ATGGGAGCGGAACTAACGGGAGTTGTATCGCACGGAGAGTTTTCTGTAAGAACCGGAAGTACCGGCAGGCGCGGCATCGTTGAAGAAGCTAACATGGCGTCCAAGCGCAGGGTGGACGCGACGGTTCCCGCTGAAGAGAGCGACCAGCTGCTGATCCGGCCTCT GGGGGCTGGGCAGGAGGTAGGACGCTCCTGCATCATTCTAGAGTTCAAAGGGAGGAAGATTATG CTAGACTGTGGGATCCATCCTGGTCTTGAGGGGATGGATGCACTGCCGTACATTGACCTGATTGATCCGGCTGAGATTGACCTGCTGCTCATCAGTCA TTTCCACCTGGACCACTGTGGAGCTTTGCCTTGGTTTCTTCAAAAGACGAGTTTTAAAGGGCGGACCTTCATGACACATGCTACCAAAGCCATTTATCGTTGGCTGCTGTCAGACTACATCAAAGTCAG TAACATTTCTGCTGATGAAATGCTCTACACGGAGACAGACCTGGAAGACAGTATGGAAAAGGTTGAGACCATTAACTTCCACGAGGTAAAGGAGGTGGCCGGCATCAAATTCTGGTGCTATCATGCTGGCCATGTCCTTGGAGCTGCTATGTTCATGATTGAGATCGCAGGAGTCAAG TTGTTGTACACAGGAGACTTCTCCCGTCAGGAAGACAGGCACTTGATGGCGGCAGAGATTCCGAGTGTGAAACCAGATATTCTTATCACA GAGTCCACTTATGGAACACACATCCATGAGAAGCGGGAGGAGAGAGAGGCCCGTTTCTGCAACACGGTGCACGACATTGTAAACAGGGAGGGTCGCTGTCTGATCCCGGTGTTTGCTCTGGGACGGGCTCAAGAGCTGCTGCTCATCCTGG ACGAGTACTGGCAGAACCACCCAGAGCTCCACGACATCCCCATCTACTACGCTTCGTCTCTGGCCAGGAAATGCATGGCTGTGTATCAAACCTACATCAACGCCATGAACGACAAGATCCGCAAAGCCATCAACATCAACAACCCTTTTGTCTTCAAGCACATCAGTAACCTTAAG AGTATGGATCACTTCGATGACATTGGTCCCAGCGTGGTGATGGCCTCCCCCGGGATGATGCAGAGCGGTCTGTCCCGGGAGCTGTTCGAGAGCTGGTGTACGGACAAGAGGAACGGCGTCATCATTGCTGGATACTGCGTTGAAGGAACGCTGGCCAAG CACATCATGACAGAGCCGGATGAGATCACCACCATGTCGGGTCAGAAGCTTCCTCTGAAGATGTCTGTGGACTACATCTCCTTCTCGGCTCACACAGACTACCAGCAGACAAGCGAGTTCATTCGAGCCCTCAAGCCTCCCCATGTG ATTCTGGTGCACGGAGAGCAGAATGAGATGGCCCGGCTGAAAGCGGCTCTGATCCGAGAATACGAGGATAATGACGAGGTGCACATCGAGGTCCACAACCCAAGGAATACAGAGGCTGTCACTCTGAACTTCAGAGGAGAGAAACTGGCTAAG GTGATGGGCTCACTCGCTGACAAAAAGTGCGCTCAAGGTCAGAGGGTTTCTGGGATCCTAGTCAAAAGGAACTTCAACTACCACATCCTGACGCCGTCCGACCTCTGCA AGTATACAGATCTCTCTGTGGGCACAGTCACTCAGAGTCAGGCCATCCCCTTTACAGGACCCATTTCTTTGCTGGTCAGTCAGCTGCGGAACCTGGCAG GTGATGTCCAGCAGGTGGAGGGAGCTGAAAAAATCACAGTGAAAATCTTTAAGAGCATCAGTCTAGTTCATGAAGCTGGAATGGTGCTGCTGGAG TGGAACTCAAGCCCCCTCAACGACATGTATGCTGACGTCGTGGCCACTGTCGTCTTGGAGGTTCAGTCAAATCCCAACACTCAAAAGT TTCTGGAGGGCCGGAGGGAAACGTTTGACGAGGAGGTGTTTGTGGAGCGACTGGAGCTCATGCTACA TGACATGTTCGGGGATGACTGTTTGAATTTCAGCAACAGTGAAAGCTTCAGTGTGATGGTGGACGGCGCCACAGCAACTATTAACCCAGTCACACGA GTTGTGATTTGTGCAGAAGACGAGTCTCTGAGGGAGATGATTGAAGTTGCCGTCCAACGACTCTACGATGCTCTCAGCCCGGCCTTTTGA